The following proteins are co-located in the Xiphophorus maculatus strain JP 163 A chromosome 8, X_maculatus-5.0-male, whole genome shotgun sequence genome:
- the LOC111609416 gene encoding uncharacterized protein LOC111609416 isoform X1 has protein sequence MDPHRIYTSVCAVVVCLLGATRLSSGDNCKCPAIPPKDLTVRKDGCFQINSTFRYQCTTGYTRKPGTSGLIKCQEKNGVIQWTESLFKCITDPNYQPPPTTTTANLEYRPHPTISMDNCKCPAIPPKDLTVRKDGCFQINSTFRYQCTTGYTRKPGTSGLIKCQEKNGVLQWTKSLFKCITDPNYHPPPTTTTAPPGPSSTLQSVRTSTSEPSVSPNTERRALGPSSTLQSVRTSTLQSVRTSTLQSVRTSTLQSVRTSTLQSVRTSTLQSVRTSTLQNVRTSTSEPSASANTERRALGGERRTVCISLIGVILFFMVCGIIFFLHRQRNKPFPPRDPEELEAMKC, from the exons ATGGATCCTCATCGAATCTACACCTCTGTCTGTGCCGTGGTGGTGTGTCTTCTGGGAGCAACGCGTCTCTCCAGCGGTG acaacTGCAAATGTCCAGCGATTCCTCCAAAAGATTTAACTGTACGAAAAGACGGATGCTTCCAGATCAACAGTACATTTCGCTACCAGTGTACTACAGGCTATACGAGAAAACCTGGAACGTCAGGCCTCATCAAGTGTCAGGAGAAGAATGGTGTTATACAGTGGACCGAATCTCTATTCAAGTGTATAA cTGACCCAAACTATCAGCCACCGCCAACCACCACCACGG ctaaCCTGGAATATCGGCCACACCCAACGATTAGCATGg acaacTGCAAATGTCCAGCGATTCCTCCAAAAGATTTAACTGTACGAAAAGACGGATGCTTCCAGATCAACAGTACATTTCGCTACCAGTGTACTACAGGCTATACGAGAAAACCCGGAACGTCAGGCCTCATCAAGTGTCAGGAGAAGAATGGTGTTTTACAGTGGACCAAATCTCTATTCAAGTGTATAA cTGACCCAAACTATCATCCaccaccaaccaccaccacgG CCCCACCAGGACCTTCCTCCACACTCCAGAGTGTCAGGACCTCCACCTCTGAGCCTTCAGTATCTCCCAACACGGAGCGAAGAGCTCTGG gACCTTCCTCCACCCTCCAGAGCGTCAGGACCTCCACCCTCCAGAGCGTCAGAACCTCCACCCTCCAGAGCGTCAGAACCTCCACCCTCCAGAGCGTCAGGACCTCCACCCTCCAGAGCGTCAGGACCTCCACCCTCCAGAGCGTCAGGACCTCCACCCTCCAGAACGTCAGAACCTCCACCTCTGAGCCTTCAGCATCTGCCAACACGGAGCGAAGAGCTCTGG GAGGAGAACGCAGAACAGTTTGCATCAGTTTGATTGGAGTGATTCTATTCTTCATGGTGTGCGGTATCATCTTCTTCCTACATCGACA GAGAAACAAGCCGTTTCCTCCAAGAGACCCAGAGGAACTGGAAGCTATGAAATGCTGA
- the LOC111609416 gene encoding uncharacterized protein LOC111609416 isoform X4, with protein MDPHRIYTSVCAVVVCLLGATRLSSGDNCKCPAIPPKDLTVRKDGCFQINSTFRYQCTTGYTRKPGTSGLIKCQEKNGVIQWTESLFKCITDPNYQPPPTTTTANLEYRPHPTISMDNCKCPAIPPKDLTVRKDGCFQINSTFRYQCTTGYTRKPGTSGLIKCQEKNGVLQWTKSLFKCITDPNYHPPPTTTTGPSSTLQSVRTSTLQSVRTSTLQSVRTSTLQSVRTSTLQSVRTSTLQSVRTSTLQNVRTSTSEPSASANTERRALGGERRTVCISLIGVILFFMVCGIIFFLHRQRNKPFPPRDPEELEAMKC; from the exons ATGGATCCTCATCGAATCTACACCTCTGTCTGTGCCGTGGTGGTGTGTCTTCTGGGAGCAACGCGTCTCTCCAGCGGTG acaacTGCAAATGTCCAGCGATTCCTCCAAAAGATTTAACTGTACGAAAAGACGGATGCTTCCAGATCAACAGTACATTTCGCTACCAGTGTACTACAGGCTATACGAGAAAACCTGGAACGTCAGGCCTCATCAAGTGTCAGGAGAAGAATGGTGTTATACAGTGGACCGAATCTCTATTCAAGTGTATAA cTGACCCAAACTATCAGCCACCGCCAACCACCACCACGG ctaaCCTGGAATATCGGCCACACCCAACGATTAGCATGg acaacTGCAAATGTCCAGCGATTCCTCCAAAAGATTTAACTGTACGAAAAGACGGATGCTTCCAGATCAACAGTACATTTCGCTACCAGTGTACTACAGGCTATACGAGAAAACCCGGAACGTCAGGCCTCATCAAGTGTCAGGAGAAGAATGGTGTTTTACAGTGGACCAAATCTCTATTCAAGTGTATAA cTGACCCAAACTATCATCCaccaccaaccaccaccacgG gACCTTCCTCCACCCTCCAGAGCGTCAGGACCTCCACCCTCCAGAGCGTCAGAACCTCCACCCTCCAGAGCGTCAGAACCTCCACCCTCCAGAGCGTCAGGACCTCCACCCTCCAGAGCGTCAGGACCTCCACCCTCCAGAGCGTCAGGACCTCCACCCTCCAGAACGTCAGAACCTCCACCTCTGAGCCTTCAGCATCTGCCAACACGGAGCGAAGAGCTCTGG GAGGAGAACGCAGAACAGTTTGCATCAGTTTGATTGGAGTGATTCTATTCTTCATGGTGTGCGGTATCATCTTCTTCCTACATCGACA GAGAAACAAGCCGTTTCCTCCAAGAGACCCAGAGGAACTGGAAGCTATGAAATGCTGA
- the LOC111609416 gene encoding uncharacterized protein LOC111609416 isoform X2 produces the protein MDPHRIYTSVCAVVVCLLGATRLSSGDNCKCPAIPPKDLTVRKDGCFQINSTFRYQCTTGYTRKPGTSGLIKCQEKNGVIQWTESLFKCITDPNYQPPPTTTTANLEYRPHPTISMDNCKCPAIPPKDLTVRKDGCFQINSTFRYQCTTGYTRKPGTSGLIKCQEKNGVLQWTKSLFKCITDPNYHPPPTTTTAPPGPSSTLQSVRTSTSEPSVSPNTERRALGPSSTLQSVRTSTLQSVRTSTLQSVRTSTLQSVRTSTLQSVRTSTLQSVRTSTLQNVRTSTSEPSASANTERRALGGERRTVCISLIGVILFFMVCGIIFFLHRQNKPFPPRDPEELEAMKC, from the exons ATGGATCCTCATCGAATCTACACCTCTGTCTGTGCCGTGGTGGTGTGTCTTCTGGGAGCAACGCGTCTCTCCAGCGGTG acaacTGCAAATGTCCAGCGATTCCTCCAAAAGATTTAACTGTACGAAAAGACGGATGCTTCCAGATCAACAGTACATTTCGCTACCAGTGTACTACAGGCTATACGAGAAAACCTGGAACGTCAGGCCTCATCAAGTGTCAGGAGAAGAATGGTGTTATACAGTGGACCGAATCTCTATTCAAGTGTATAA cTGACCCAAACTATCAGCCACCGCCAACCACCACCACGG ctaaCCTGGAATATCGGCCACACCCAACGATTAGCATGg acaacTGCAAATGTCCAGCGATTCCTCCAAAAGATTTAACTGTACGAAAAGACGGATGCTTCCAGATCAACAGTACATTTCGCTACCAGTGTACTACAGGCTATACGAGAAAACCCGGAACGTCAGGCCTCATCAAGTGTCAGGAGAAGAATGGTGTTTTACAGTGGACCAAATCTCTATTCAAGTGTATAA cTGACCCAAACTATCATCCaccaccaaccaccaccacgG CCCCACCAGGACCTTCCTCCACACTCCAGAGTGTCAGGACCTCCACCTCTGAGCCTTCAGTATCTCCCAACACGGAGCGAAGAGCTCTGG gACCTTCCTCCACCCTCCAGAGCGTCAGGACCTCCACCCTCCAGAGCGTCAGAACCTCCACCCTCCAGAGCGTCAGAACCTCCACCCTCCAGAGCGTCAGGACCTCCACCCTCCAGAGCGTCAGGACCTCCACCCTCCAGAGCGTCAGGACCTCCACCCTCCAGAACGTCAGAACCTCCACCTCTGAGCCTTCAGCATCTGCCAACACGGAGCGAAGAGCTCTGG GAGGAGAACGCAGAACAGTTTGCATCAGTTTGATTGGAGTGATTCTATTCTTCATGGTGTGCGGTATCATCTTCTTCCTACATCGACA AAACAAGCCGTTTCCTCCAAGAGACCCAGAGGAACTGGAAGCTATGAAATGCTGA
- the LOC111609416 gene encoding mucin-5AC-like isoform X3 — MDPHRIYTSVCAVVVCLLGATRLSSGDNCKCPAIPPKDLTVRKDGCFQINSTFRYQCTTGYTRKPGTSGLIKCQEKNGVIQWTESLFKCITDPNYQPPPTTTTDNCKCPAIPPKDLTVRKDGCFQINSTFRYQCTTGYTRKPGTSGLIKCQEKNGVLQWTKSLFKCITDPNYHPPPTTTTAPPGPSSTLQSVRTSTSEPSVSPNTERRALGPSSTLQSVRTSTLQSVRTSTLQSVRTSTLQSVRTSTLQSVRTSTLQSVRTSTLQNVRTSTSEPSASANTERRALGGERRTVCISLIGVILFFMVCGIIFFLHRQRNKPFPPRDPEELEAMKC; from the exons ATGGATCCTCATCGAATCTACACCTCTGTCTGTGCCGTGGTGGTGTGTCTTCTGGGAGCAACGCGTCTCTCCAGCGGTG acaacTGCAAATGTCCAGCGATTCCTCCAAAAGATTTAACTGTACGAAAAGACGGATGCTTCCAGATCAACAGTACATTTCGCTACCAGTGTACTACAGGCTATACGAGAAAACCTGGAACGTCAGGCCTCATCAAGTGTCAGGAGAAGAATGGTGTTATACAGTGGACCGAATCTCTATTCAAGTGTATAA cTGACCCAAACTATCAGCCACCGCCAACCACCACCACGG acaacTGCAAATGTCCAGCGATTCCTCCAAAAGATTTAACTGTACGAAAAGACGGATGCTTCCAGATCAACAGTACATTTCGCTACCAGTGTACTACAGGCTATACGAGAAAACCCGGAACGTCAGGCCTCATCAAGTGTCAGGAGAAGAATGGTGTTTTACAGTGGACCAAATCTCTATTCAAGTGTATAA cTGACCCAAACTATCATCCaccaccaaccaccaccacgG CCCCACCAGGACCTTCCTCCACACTCCAGAGTGTCAGGACCTCCACCTCTGAGCCTTCAGTATCTCCCAACACGGAGCGAAGAGCTCTGG gACCTTCCTCCACCCTCCAGAGCGTCAGGACCTCCACCCTCCAGAGCGTCAGAACCTCCACCCTCCAGAGCGTCAGAACCTCCACCCTCCAGAGCGTCAGGACCTCCACCCTCCAGAGCGTCAGGACCTCCACCCTCCAGAGCGTCAGGACCTCCACCCTCCAGAACGTCAGAACCTCCACCTCTGAGCCTTCAGCATCTGCCAACACGGAGCGAAGAGCTCTGG GAGGAGAACGCAGAACAGTTTGCATCAGTTTGATTGGAGTGATTCTATTCTTCATGGTGTGCGGTATCATCTTCTTCCTACATCGACA GAGAAACAAGCCGTTTCCTCCAAGAGACCCAGAGGAACTGGAAGCTATGAAATGCTGA